The proteins below come from a single Corvus hawaiiensis isolate bCorHaw1 chromosome 20, bCorHaw1.pri.cur, whole genome shotgun sequence genomic window:
- the NSRP1 gene encoding nuclear speckle splicing regulatory protein 1 — translation MAALGKQYGLIMPKKLPQKNLVSKKLSVFADESDEEPTVGESLQKEALKKQAMKQTKLEIQKALEEDATVYEYDSIYDEMQQKKKESSAKLLAGNDDKKPKYIHNILKAAEIRKKEQERRMERKIQKEREMEGGEFAHKEAFVTSAYKKKLQERAEEEERERRESALEAYLDVTKQRDLSGFYRHLLNQRVGEEEMPKCSFREARTKEEKPDSQDEPSERNKCPSERQRVKPSKKENNPDADTDLGTDSSDDDKRHKHSKVNLKKKKRRESSVSSEEEVKHHKSQRHSRSPSSSSVEEEPRTKAQTSHQRGESRPGRRGNDEQYREKDYERSRTHEKDYQREREERHRHGDHTNRDHYRRREDQDDKQRGKERKEREGHGREWRRAKEREEKGSEKEREKERTRNDKDRYNDREKERGEKYREREDHAKERREKYGSDEKKYRERRGSTPTSLEKDGETDLGKERKGKDREVDEKGSSSSGIFSEQKRKAGEEGEKEEKEQAQKAPESMSKFAKRSNEETVMSARDRYLARQMARVSTKPYIEKEED, via the exons ATGGCGGCGCTGGGCAAGCA ataTGGGCTTATTATGCCCAAAAAGTTGCCACAGAAAAATCTTGTTTCAAAGAAGCTGTCAGTGTTCGCAGATGAGTCAGATGAAGAG CCAACTGTTGGGGAAAGTCTTCAAAAAGAAGCATTGAAAAAGCAAGCAATGAAACAG actAAATTGGAGATTCAGAAGGCTTTAGAAGAAGATGCTACGGTGTATGAATATGACAGTATTTACGATGAAATgcagcagaagaagaaagaaagcagtGCCAAACTGTTAGCTGGAAACGACGACAAAAAG CCCAAATACATCCACAATATCCTCAAAGCAGCTGAGATTAGAAAGAAGGAACAGGAAAGacgaatggaaagaaaaattcagaaagagCGTGAAATGGAAGGAGGAGAGTTTGCACACAAAGAGGCTTTTGTGACTTCAGCCTATAAGAAGAAGCTGCAAGAAagagctgaggaggaggagagagaaagaagagaatcAGCTCTTGAGG catACCTGGATGTGACCAAACAGAGGGATCTCAGTGGGTTTTACAGACATCTTTTAAACCAGAGAGTGGGGGAAGAAGAGATGCCTAAATGCAGCTTCCGTGAAGCCAG gacaaaggaagaaaaacctgaCAGTCAGGATGAACCCAGTGAAAGGAACAAATGCCCATCGGAAAGACAGAGAGTGAAGCCCTCTAAGAAAGAGAACAATCCAGATGCTGATACCGACTTAGGAACTGATAGTAGTGATGATGACAAGAGACACAAACATAGTAAAGTAAAtttgaagaagaagaaaaggcgGGAGAGCTCTGTGAGCAGTGAAGAGGAGGTTAAACATCACAAAAGCCAGAGGCATTCCAGGTCACCAAGCTCATCCAGTGTGGAGGAAGAGCCACGCACCAAAGCCCAAACAAGTCATCAGAGGGGAGAGAGCAGGCCAGGCAGAAGGGGAAATGATGAACAGTACAGGGAGAAGGATTATGAGAGAAGTAGGACCCATGAAAAGGATTaccagagagaaagggaagagcgACACAGGCACGGGGATCACACTAATAGAGATCACTACAGAAGGAGGGAAGATCAAGATGATaaacagagggggaaggaaagaaaagagagggagggaCATGGCAGAGAATGGAGGAGggcaaaggagagagaggagaagggCTCAGAGAAGGAAcgagagaaagaaagaacaagaaatgATAAAGACAGATACAATgacagagagaaggagagaggagagaaatacagagaaagggaagatcatgcaaaggagagaagagagaaatatgGCAGTGATGAAAAGAAGTAcagagagaggaggggaagTACTCCTACATCTTTAGAAAAAGATGGAGAGACTGatctgggaaaagagagaaagggaaaagacagAGAGGTGGATGAGAAGGGAAGCTCCAGCTCTGGAattttttctgagcagaaacgtaaagctggagaagaaggggagaaagaggagaaagaacaagCACAGAAAGCACCTGAGAGCATGAGCAAATTTGCCAAAAGGAGCAATGAGGAGACAGTGATGTCAGCACGGGACCGGTACCTGGCCCGGCAGATGGCCCGAGTCAGCACCAAGCCTTACATCGAGAAGGAGGAGGATTGA